The segment GGTTCACGACCCGGCCCAGTTCCTCAAGCCACACCGAGAGCCCTAAATAACCGTGTTCTGCTGGGGCACGTCCGGTGTGAAGGGTCGTCAGTGCTGCCATGGTCGTCGAGGGAAACACACTGGTCGCACTGCCGAGCCCGTGCTCGCCGATCAGACGTGCAACATTCGGGGTAACCCCCTTGGCCATGGCGTTCTGCAGCTGACCAAGCCCCAGGCCATCGACCACCAGCAGAATGATCGTCTCGGCTCCGGCCAAGGGAAGTGGCGTGCCGAATCCGGCGTGAGGGCTTTGAATGCCGAAGTGGCCGCCCAGGGTCGTGATGAGGTTGAGGATGCTGCCTCCATGGTAGTCGGGGGCCAGCTCAGGGCGCACGGCAGGCATGAAGCAGGTTAAGGGGCGGCTGGCCTGGGAGCAACCCGGAACGATCCATTCAGCCCGGTTGCCCCTCACGGCCCAGGTGCATGCCCGCTGAACCGGCCCGGCACCCCTCCCGTACCCTTCTGCCACAAACAGAACCAGGGGCCGGGCGCTATTCTTTTTCTTATGTCACACGCGCTCCCCACCGAGCCGTTCCGCGTCACCGGGGGCGTCAACAAAGTGCGCTTCCGCGCCGAGAGCGGCTTTACCGTCATGACCGCCCGGCTGCGCAACAGCGACGGTGAGGACCCCGATGCCACCGTGATCGGCATGATGCCGCCACTGGACGCCGGTGACAGCTTCAGCGCGGACGTCCTGATGGAAGAGCACCGCGAATACGGCTACCAGTACCGGGTGCTGAATCTGGTGCTGGAGGCGACTCCGGCTGACCTGACCGAGGCAGGCGTGGCCGCATATCTGGAGGCGCGTGTGGGCGGGGTGGGCAAGGTGCTGGCCGGGCGCATTGCCAAGGCGTTCGGACCCGCGACCTTCGACCTGCTGGAAAGCGAGCCGGACAAGCTGCTGCAGGTGCCGGGAGTCACGGCCTCCACGCTGCACAAGATGGTTCAGAGCTGGTCACAGCAGGGCCTGGAGCGCCGCCTGCTGGCCGGGCTGCAGGGCCTTGGCCTGACCATCTCGCAGGCCCAGCGGGCAGTCAAGCACTTTGGAGAAGCGGCGCTTGAACGCCTGAGTGCCGACCTGTTCGCCCTGACCGAAGTCGAGGGCATTGGCTTTCTGACCGCCGACAAGCTGTGGCAGTCCCAGGGTGGCGCACTGGACGATCCCCGGCGGCTTACTGCCGCTGCGGTGTATTCGTTGCAGCAGGCCGCCCAGCAGGGTGGCCACTCGTTCCTGCCGCGCAGCCGGGCCGAGCGCGGCGTGGCCCACTACACCCGCGTGACGCCGGCACAGGCCCAGATGGCCGTGGACACCGCCGTGGAACTCGGGCGCCTCAGTGATGACACGCCGCCGCTGCTGGATACCCAGGACCCGCTGCACGACGGCACCCGGATCTACCTACCCCAGGTCCTGCGCGCCGAGAAGAAGCTGGCCGGACTGATCCGCACGCTGCTGGCCACGCCTCCCAGCGGCGAATGGAGCGTGCCGACCGGCTCCGCCAGGGGGCTTTCCGAGGAGCAGGCGCAGGTGCTGGGGCTGCTGGAAGACCACCGGCTGGTGGTGCTGACCGGCGGACCCGGCACCGGGAAAAGCACGACCACGCGCGCGGTGGCCGACCTTGCTGAGCGGCTAGGCCTGGAGGTCGGCCTGTGTGCCCCGACCGGCAAGGCGGCCCGGCGCCTGGGCGAAGTGACCGGCCGCACCGCCAGCACGATCCACCGACTGCTGGGTTACGGGCCGGCCGGCTTCCGGCACAATCATCTGGAGCCTGCTCCCTACGACCTGCTGATTGTCGACGAGGTCAGCATGTGCGGAGACGGGCTGATGCTCTCGTTGCTTGCAGCGGTGCCTCCCGGCGCCCGTGTCTTGCTGGTGGGTGACACCGATCAGCTGCCTCCCGTGGACGCTGGGCTGCCCTTACACGCGCTGACCCACGCGGCACCGACCGTCAGACTTACCCGGGTATACCGGCAGGCAGCCGAGAACCCCATCATCCGTGCGGCGCACGGCCTGCTGCAGGGTCAGGCCCCGGCCTGGGGCGACGCGCGTCTGAATCTGATTGAAACGGAGCCGGACGGCGGCGCACGGCGCGTGGCCCTTACCGTGCGTGAACTCGGCGGCCCCACCCGGGTCCAGGTCCTGACCCCCATGCGCAAGGGACCGCTGGGGGTGGAGATGCTCAACCACCAGCTCCAGAGCCTGT is part of the Deinococcus malanensis genome and harbors:
- the recD2 gene encoding SF1B family DNA helicase RecD2, with the translated sequence MSHALPTEPFRVTGGVNKVRFRAESGFTVMTARLRNSDGEDPDATVIGMMPPLDAGDSFSADVLMEEHREYGYQYRVLNLVLEATPADLTEAGVAAYLEARVGGVGKVLAGRIAKAFGPATFDLLESEPDKLLQVPGVTASTLHKMVQSWSQQGLERRLLAGLQGLGLTISQAQRAVKHFGEAALERLSADLFALTEVEGIGFLTADKLWQSQGGALDDPRRLTAAAVYSLQQAAQQGGHSFLPRSRAERGVAHYTRVTPAQAQMAVDTAVELGRLSDDTPPLLDTQDPLHDGTRIYLPQVLRAEKKLAGLIRTLLATPPSGEWSVPTGSARGLSEEQAQVLGLLEDHRLVVLTGGPGTGKSTTTRAVADLAERLGLEVGLCAPTGKAARRLGEVTGRTASTIHRLLGYGPAGFRHNHLEPAPYDLLIVDEVSMCGDGLMLSLLAAVPPGARVLLVGDTDQLPPVDAGLPLHALTHAAPTVRLTRVYRQAAENPIIRAAHGLLQGQAPAWGDARLNLIETEPDGGARRVALTVRELGGPTRVQVLTPMRKGPLGVEMLNHQLQSLFNPGQGGVRIGDSEARAGDVVVQTKNDYTNEIFNGTLGTVLKAEGGRLTVDFDGNIVDLAGAELFNLQLGYALTVHRAQGSEWGTVLGVLHEAHMPMLSRNLVYTALTRARERFYAVGSATSWQKAAVRQREERNTALLERIKAR